The Medicago truncatula cultivar Jemalong A17 chromosome 4, MtrunA17r5.0-ANR, whole genome shotgun sequence genome includes a region encoding these proteins:
- the LOC120580261 gene encoding auxin-induced protein 6B, producing MGFRFSGIIRRASFSANRAVSKAVDMPKGYIAVYVGEKRFVIPISYLNQPLFQDLLSQAEEEFGYDHPMGGLTIPCTEDVFQHITSRSNGL from the coding sequence ATGGGTTTTCGTTTCTCTGGTATCATCAGAAGGGCATCATTTTCTGCAAACCGAGCAGTTTCAAAAGCTGTTGACATGCCAAAGGGATATATTGCCGTGTATGTTGGAGAGAAACGGTTTGTGATCCCAATATCATACTTGAACCAACCATTATTTCAAGACTTATTGAGTCAAGCTGAAGAAGAGTTTGGATATGATCATCCAATGGGTGGCCTCACCATTCCTTGCACGGAAGATGTCTTTCAACATATAACATCTCGCTCGAATGGGCTATGA
- the LOC11445398 gene encoding auxin-induced protein 10A5, whose amino-acid sequence MGFRIAKLIRKPSFSSTQASSKGFEVPKGYLAVYVGDKMRRFVIPVSYLNQPSFQELLNQSEEEFGYDHPMGGLTIPCSEDEFQNLTSRMN is encoded by the coding sequence atgggtTTCCGCATAGCAAAGCTTATCAGAAAGCCATCATTTTCGTCAACACAAGCATCTAGCAAGGGATTTGAAGTGCCAAAAGGCTATCTTGCAGTCTACGTTGGAGATAAAATGAGACGGTTTGTGATTCCTGTATCATACTTGAACCAACCCTCATTTCAAGAATTACTAAATcaatcagaagaagaatttggaTATGATCATCCAATGGGTGGTCTTACAATTCCGTGCAGTGAAGATGAATTCCAAAACCTCACTTCTCGCATGAATTGA
- the LOC11443609 gene encoding auxin-induced protein 10A5 produces the protein MSLTGPYHSSLINWFVYASNYIYTISLDSQATQIFYILNYHNSNFLFPTNPLTIKKTMGFRIAKLIRMPSFSKTQESTKGLEVPKGYLAVYVGDRMRRFVIPVSYLNQPSFQELLNQAEEEFGYDHPMGGLTIPCSEDEFQNLTSRLSEL, from the coding sequence ATGTCACTCACTGGGCCATATCACAGCTCATTGATTAATTGGTTTGTATATGCTAGCAACTATATATACACTATTTCATTGGACTCTCAAGCAACACAAATCTTTTACATCCTAAATTATcataattcaaattttcttttcccAACCAATCCTCTAACCATTAAAAAGACCATGGGTTTCCGCATAGCAAAGCTTATTAGAATGCCATCATTTTCCAAAACACAAGAATCTACCAAGGGACTTGAAGTCCCAAAAGGCTATCTCGCAGTCTATGTTGGAGATAGAATGAGACGGTTCGTGATTCCAGTATCATACTTGAACCAACCATCGTTTCAAGAATTACTAAATCaagcagaagaagaatttgGATATGATCATCCTATGGGTGGTCTCACAATTCCTTGCAGCGAGGATGaattccaaaacctcacatctCGTTTGAGTGAACTGTAA